The genomic stretch GCATGGCACGCTACAAACCGATCCATCAAGGCGTAAAACTGTTGGCTGTGGACTTTGACCGGCAAATCCTGCACGGTACGTTTGAATACGCGCTACGTCATCTGGTGGATAAGGAACTCGACCTTGAAGACTTCCACCAACGTTATAAGAATGATGTGCAAGGTGCAGCCGCTTTTGACCCAGCGGTGTTACTCAAAATCATCCTGTTAGCTTACAGCCGTGGCATTATCAGTAGCCGCAAAATCGAATCAGCGTGCCGTGAGAATATGCTGTTCATTGCGATTTCCGGTGACAGCCAACCGCACTTCACCACGCTGGCGGCGTTTATCGCCAATGCCGGGGAGCTGATCACCAAACTGTCTACCCAAGTGCTGCTAATTTGTGACCGCCAAGGCTTGATCGGGAAGGAGATGTTTGATCTAGCCCAGCAAACCCGGACATTAGACAACAACAAAAGAAACAAATTTGATATGAAAAATATAATCTTGATCACTCTTTTAGTCGGCATTGGATGGTATGGAAATTTTTTCTATAAACAACATCAATTATCTTTACTAAATACCCCCTCAAACGCCGCACCGACTATAGCCACAAAATGCATTACTAAAGATGGCCATGTTATATATGGTAGCGTGCCTGTAGGAACTGTATGTGAAAGAAAAGAACCGATTGATGGCGCATTAACAATCATTGGCGGCGAATCTCCACGCATTGATAAACAGAACTCATATAGTCAAAGCGGTAAATCTTCAAGCTTTCGCTGTGATGGCAGAGTATATTGTTCTCAAATGAACTCTTGCGAAGAAGCTACTTTCTTTTTGAACAATTGTCCAAACCTCAAAATGGATGGAAACAATGATGGTATTCCTTGTGAGAAACAATGGTGCAAATAATGAAATCAAAGCAAATCATTTTGCACACCATTGAAGTGTGGTGAAAAAAGCGAGCACGAGACTCAGAACAATATAGGGAGGCCGTGGAAAGCAGTTTGTAAATGTGGCAACGACCTCTATTATGAAGTCGACGAAATACCAATATTCGGAAACACAGAGAAAACCTAACAAACGGAAATTCTCTGCATCTAAACTTGAGGTATGCTTCTAATTCGATATAGTACGGTCAGTATTTTTAGCCAGATAAACGAACACTATGCCCAGCTACTACCTCCACACAGACAATGCCAAACAAGCGCTGGATGCCATCGCCAAGGGGCTTACCTGCATCCGGCTCTCCACCGACCTGAACCTTTCGGAACAAGACTTTGCCTTAAGCGACCAGAGCC from Thiothrix litoralis encodes the following:
- a CDS encoding transposase, with product MARYKPIHQGVKLLAVDFDRQILHGTFEYALRHLVDKELDLEDFHQRYKNDVQGAAAFDPAVLLKIILLAYSRGIISSRKIESACRENMLFIAISGDSQPHFTTLAAFIANAGELITKLSTQVLLICDRQGLIGKEMFDLAQQTRTLDNNKRNKFDMKNIILITLLVGIGWYGNFFYKQHQLSLLNTPSNAAPTIATKCITKDGHVIYGSVPVGTVCERKEPIDGALTIIGGESPRIDKQNSYSQSGKSSSFRCDGRVYCSQMNSCEEATFFLNNCPNLKMDGNNDGIPCEKQWCK